In Papaver somniferum cultivar HN1 chromosome 1, ASM357369v1, whole genome shotgun sequence, a genomic segment contains:
- the LOC113330932 gene encoding type III polyketide synthase B-like, whose amino-acid sequence MGSEGDKTTYSKKATPGKTTILALGKGLAPQLVMQELLVDGYFRNTKCDNPDLKQKLARLCKTTTVKTRYVVMSDDLLKEYPELALEGLPTVKQRLDISNKAVTEMAIEASQACIKNWGRPSSDITHIVYVSSSEARFPGGDLYLAKGLGLSPDVHRVLLYFMGCSGGVTGLRVAKDIAENNPGSRVLLATSETTIIGFKPPSVNRPYDLVGAALFGDGAGAMILGTDPLPEIERPLFELHTAIQNFLPDTEKTIDGQLNEEGISFKLGRELPQMIEDNIEGFCEKLMKPAGFSDKDYNKLFWAVHPGGPAILNRLEKRLDLLPDKLMSSRRALMDYGNASSNTIVYVLEYMIEESLKVENKEDSEWGLILAFGPGITFEGILARNLCHSRIIQTP is encoded by the exons ATGGGGAGTGAAGGAGATAAGACCACGTATTCGAAGAAGGCTACCCCTGGAAAGACTACAATTCTTGCTCTGGGCAAGGGTCTTGCTCCCCAACTTGTAATGCAGGAGTTGCTTGTGGATGGGTATTTCCGAAACACGAAATGCGATAACCCTGATCTCAAACAAAAGCTCGCTCGTCTCT GCAAGACAACAACAGTTAAGACAAGGTATGTAGTAATGTCAGATGATTTGCTTAAGGAATACCCAGAACTTGCACTTGAAGGTCTGCCTACAGTGAAGCAGCGTCTAGACATCTCAAATAAGGCAGTCACTGAGATGGCAATTGAAGCCTCGCAAGCCTGTATCAAAAACTGGGGAAGACCTAGTTCAGACATTACACACATAGTTTATGTATCTTCAAGTGAAGCCCGATTTCCAGGAGGTGATCTTTACCTTGCTAAAGGCCTCGGCTTGAGCCCTGACGTTCACCGTGTGCTGCTATACTTCatgggatgttctggtggtgTTACCGGTCTTCGTGTGGCAAAAGATATTGCTGAGAACAACCCCGGTAGTCGTGTTTTGCTTGCAACATCCGAGACCACAATAATTGGGTTCAAGCCTCCAAGTGTAAATCGTCCATATGATCTTGTTGGAGCCGCACTTTTTGGCGATGGGGCAGGAGCAATGATACTAGGAACAGACCCATTACCAGAAATTGAGAGGCCCTTGTTTGAACTGCACACAGCAATCCAGAACTTCCTGCCTGACACTGAGAAAACGATTGATGGGCAGCTTAATGAAGAAGGGATAAGCTTCAAATTAGGGAGGGAACTTCCTCAGATGATTGAAGACAACATAGAAGGATTCTGTGAAAAGTTGATGAAACCTGCTGGTTTCAGTGACAAGGATTATAACAAGTTGTTCTGGGCAGTTCATCCAGGCGGACCTGCGATTCTGAATCGATTGGAAAAGAGGCTTGATTTGTTGCCTGACAAGTTGATGTCTAGTAGGAGGGCTTTGATGGATTATGGAAATGCTAGTAGTAACACAATCGTTTATGTATTGGAGTACATGATTGAAGAAAGCTTGAAAGTGGAGAACAAGGAAGATTCTGAATGGGGTTTGATACTTGCTTTTGGACCTGGGATTACCTTTGAGGGAATTCTTGCTAGGAACCTTTGTCACTCGAGAATAATCCAGACACCTTGA